A genomic stretch from Xenopus laevis strain J_2021 chromosome 6S, Xenopus_laevis_v10.1, whole genome shotgun sequence includes:
- the LOC108695252 gene encoding vesicle-associated membrane protein-associated protein A: MAVTPGVTMSKHEQILILDPPNDLKFKGPFTDVITTNLKLRNPSDKKVCFKVKTTAPRRYCVRPNSGTIDPGSTVTVSVMLQPFDYDPNEKSKHKFMVQTIFAPPTISDMEAVWKEAKPDDLMDSKLRCVFEMPHEQEKPTHDAAKLYSCLPGSKGSSSMDDTETRKLMEECKRLQSEMIKLSDENQLIKEETLRMRKASDKSGKMLRDQGIPIPSLVVVIAAIFIGFFLGKFIL, translated from the exons ATGGCGGTAACACCCGGGGTCACCATGTCCAAACACGAACAAATCCTTATTCTTGACCCGCCCAACGACCTCAAATTCAAAG GTCCATTTACAGATGTGATCACAACAAACCTAAAACTACGGAACCCATCAgacaaaaaagtatgttttaaagTCAAAACTACAGCTCCTCGACGTTATTGCGTGAGACCAAATAGTGGCACAATTGACCCTGGATCCACAGTCACAGTTTCAG taaTGTTGCAACCATTTGATTATGACCCAAATGAAAAGAGTAAGCATAAGTTTATGGTGCAGACCATTTTTGCTCCACCAACAATATCAGACATGGAAGCTGTG TGGAAAGAGGCAAAACCCGATGACCTTATGGATTCAAAGCTGAgatgtgtatttgaaatgcctcATGAACAAGAAAAGCCA ACACACGATGCAGCCAAACTGTATTCATGTCTTCCTGGATCAAAAGGCAGTTCTTCCATGGATGACACTGAAACACGGAAGTTAATGGAGGAATGTAAGCGACTGCAGTCTGAGATGATCAAACTATCAGATGAAAACCAGCTTATAAAA GAAGAAACTTTACGAATGAGGAAGGCATCGGATAAATCAGGCAAAATGTTACGAGATCAAGGCATCCCTATTCCATCTCTTGTTGTCGTCATTGCAGCAATTTTCATAGGATTCTTTCTAGGAAAGTTCATCTTGTAA